Proteins found in one Streptomyces sp. CB09001 genomic segment:
- a CDS encoding AzlC family ABC transporter permease has protein sequence MTEQTALPDAPDTGGAGAKPDAAVVRDALGVGVAVGLSGFAFGVTSAGSGLTLAQTCALSLLVFTGASQFALVGALAAGGNPLTAAAGAFFLGVRNAFYGLRLSQLLALPRAVRPFAAQWVIDETTAVALAQPTRRGVRIGFTVTGLTLYVLWNLTTLLGALGAEAIGDTDAWGLDAAGPAVFLALLAPMLKDTTQRAVAALAVLLGLGLLPVLPAGVPVLVAALAAPLVLWARGRRAGDAEDGAVRGAAEGEGER, from the coding sequence GTGACAGAACAGACAGCCCTCCCAGACGCTCCCGACACGGGTGGCGCCGGTGCCAAGCCGGACGCCGCCGTCGTACGGGACGCCCTCGGGGTCGGAGTCGCCGTCGGACTGTCGGGGTTCGCCTTCGGGGTGACCTCGGCCGGCAGCGGACTCACCCTGGCCCAGACCTGCGCCCTCAGCCTCCTGGTCTTCACCGGGGCGTCCCAGTTCGCGCTCGTCGGCGCGCTCGCGGCCGGCGGCAACCCGCTCACCGCGGCTGCGGGGGCCTTCTTCCTGGGCGTCCGCAACGCCTTCTACGGGCTGCGCCTGTCACAGTTGCTGGCCCTCCCGCGCGCGGTGCGGCCGTTCGCCGCGCAGTGGGTCATCGACGAGACGACGGCCGTGGCGCTCGCGCAGCCCACGCGGCGCGGCGTCCGTATCGGCTTCACCGTCACCGGACTCACCCTGTACGTCCTGTGGAACCTCACCACCCTGCTCGGCGCGCTGGGCGCCGAGGCCATCGGGGACACCGACGCCTGGGGCCTCGACGCGGCCGGTCCGGCGGTCTTCCTCGCTCTGCTCGCGCCGATGCTGAAGGACACCACACAGCGCGCGGTCGCCGCCCTGGCCGTCCTCCTGGGGCTCGGTCTGCTGCCCGTGCTGCCCGCAGGCGTGCCCGTTCTGGTGGCCGCGCTCGCGGCGCCGCTCGTCCTGTGGGCGCGCGGACGCCGCGCGGGTGACGCCGAGGACGGCGCGGTCCGTGGGGCCGCCGAGGGGGAGGGTGAGCGATGA
- a CDS encoding AzlD domain-containing protein, with protein MSVWIAIGVTAVGCYAVKLLGLLVPAGALERPLVRRLAALLPVALLAALTAQQTFADGQQLVLDARAAGVAAAGVALLLRAPFLLVVAAAVVVTAGVRAMGG; from the coding sequence ATGAGCGTGTGGATCGCGATCGGCGTGACCGCGGTGGGCTGCTACGCGGTCAAGCTCCTCGGGCTGCTGGTGCCCGCGGGCGCCCTGGAACGGCCCCTGGTCCGGCGGCTCGCCGCGCTGCTGCCCGTCGCCCTTCTCGCGGCGCTCACCGCCCAGCAGACCTTCGCCGACGGGCAGCAGCTCGTGCTGGACGCGCGGGCCGCCGGAGTCGCCGCGGCCGGCGTCGCGCTGCTGCTGCGCGCACCGTTCCTGCTCGTCGTCGCGGCGGCCGTGGTGGTCACCGCGGGCGTCCGGGCCATGGGCGGCTGA
- a CDS encoding DUF3046 domain-containing protein has translation MRLTVFWERMTDHFGPGYSDTFARDHVMAELGGRTVHEALDAGWDAKDVWRVVCTVMNVPREQR, from the coding sequence ATGCGGTTGACGGTCTTCTGGGAGCGGATGACGGATCACTTCGGTCCGGGGTACTCCGACACCTTCGCGCGTGATCATGTGATGGCGGAGCTGGGCGGGCGTACGGTGCACGAGGCGCTGGACGCCGGGTGGGACGCGAAGGACGTGTGGCGGGTGGTGTGCACCGTCATGAACGTGCCGCGGGAGCAGCGGTGA
- a CDS encoding AI-2E family transporter, translated as MASTDETGQAARHAPPAGTAPPAGPPADGSVAAPGARMPRWLPRAMVLALALVAAFQLGSWAFHQLTGLLINVLIAFFLALAIEPAVSWMAGRGMRRGFATFLVFLAVLIAAAGFVTLLGSMLAGQIVKMVEEFPDYLDSVINWVNGHFHTELRRVDIQEGLLRSDWLRNYVQNSATGVLDVSAQVLGGLFQLLTVLLFSFYFAADGPRLRRGLCSVLPPARQAEVLRAWEIAVDKTGGYLYSRGLMALVSGVAHYILLEILEVPYAPALAVWVGLVSQFIPTIGTYLAGALPMLIAFTVNPWYALWVLIFVVIYQQFENYVLQPKLTSKTVDIHPAVAFGSVIAGTALLGAVGALIAIPAVATLQAFLGAYVKRYDVTDDPRVHGRRDRRSVSRASRRLRALWARRPEQEPPGPEGTEGPGDGGPS; from the coding sequence GTGGCATCCACTGACGAGACCGGGCAGGCCGCCCGGCACGCACCCCCGGCCGGCACCGCGCCGCCCGCCGGCCCCCCGGCCGACGGCTCCGTAGCGGCGCCGGGCGCCCGCATGCCGCGCTGGCTGCCGCGCGCCATGGTGCTGGCCCTCGCGCTCGTCGCCGCCTTCCAGCTGGGCAGCTGGGCCTTCCACCAGCTCACCGGGCTGCTGATCAACGTCCTCATCGCGTTCTTCCTGGCCCTGGCCATCGAACCCGCGGTGAGCTGGATGGCCGGGCGCGGCATGCGCCGGGGATTCGCCACCTTCCTCGTCTTCCTCGCCGTGCTGATCGCCGCCGCGGGGTTCGTCACCCTGCTCGGCTCCATGCTCGCGGGCCAGATCGTCAAGATGGTCGAGGAGTTCCCGGACTACCTCGACTCCGTCATCAACTGGGTCAACGGCCACTTCCACACCGAGCTGAGACGGGTCGACATCCAGGAGGGCCTGCTCCGCTCCGACTGGCTGCGCAACTACGTGCAGAACAGCGCGACGGGCGTCCTGGACGTGTCGGCCCAGGTCCTCGGCGGCCTCTTCCAGCTGCTGACGGTGCTGCTGTTCTCGTTCTACTTCGCCGCCGACGGCCCCCGGCTGCGGCGCGGACTCTGCTCCGTCCTGCCGCCCGCCCGCCAGGCCGAGGTCCTGCGCGCGTGGGAGATCGCCGTGGACAAGACCGGCGGCTACCTGTACTCACGCGGGCTGATGGCGCTGGTCTCCGGCGTCGCGCACTACATCCTCCTGGAGATCCTCGAGGTGCCCTACGCGCCCGCGCTCGCCGTGTGGGTCGGTCTGGTGTCGCAGTTCATCCCGACCATCGGCACCTATCTCGCGGGCGCCCTGCCCATGCTGATCGCGTTCACGGTCAACCCCTGGTACGCGCTGTGGGTGCTGATCTTCGTGGTGATCTACCAGCAGTTCGAGAACTACGTGCTGCAGCCCAAGCTGACGTCCAAGACCGTGGACATCCACCCCGCGGTCGCCTTCGGCTCCGTCATCGCGGGCACCGCCCTCCTCGGCGCCGTCGGCGCGTTGATCGCGATCCCGGCGGTCGCCACGCTGCAGGCGTTCCTCGGGGCGTACGTCAAGCGCTACGACGTCACGGACGATCCCCGCGTCCACGGGCGCCGGGACCGCCGGTCGGTGTCCCGGGCGTCCAGACGTCTGCGCGCACTGTGGGCGCGGCGCCCGGAACAGGAGCCCCCGGGGCCGGAGGGGACGGAGGGCCCGGGGGACGGTGGCCCCTCCTGA